The DNA segment CTTTTCAAAAATATATTTCATTTTTTCAGCCGGGGCCCGGTAGGTGATAAATCTATTATTTTCTGGCTGCTCAATGGCAACCACCTCGGCAGTATTGTCGACATGGCCCGATATCACATGGCCGCCGATCTCAACACCCTGCTTTGCCGATCGCTCAATATTCACCACATCACCGCTGTTTAATTCACCCAGTGTCGTTAACGACAGGGTTTGTTGCATAATGTCGAAATACACTTTGGCCTGCTCAATAGCGGTAACCGTGAGGCAGACACCATCCACCGCCACACTGGCTCCTATCGCCAAATCTTCCCGAAGCGGCGCGGGCAATTCGATGGTGAAGCTGTGTAAACCCGGCTTGCGCTCAACCTTCAATAAGGGAAAGGAGCCTTGAACAATACCTGTAAACATAGATTTTTCTCGGTTATATTAATCAGCAGGCAAAGTCTGCCGCAGAAGAGCTATAGTAAAGCTTTAGCTACGCCATAATAAAACAATCATATGCAACCGCATAGGTGGAGAAGACCAATGGACGAAGAACTTCGACAGATTACCGCCATTTATGATATGGCGGTTGAGTTTTTTGTAAACTACAGCTTCCAGTTAGTCGGCGCTGTGCTTATTCTGATAATCGGCTTCTGGCTGGGCGGCAGGATCGCGGCTTTAGTGCTGCGCCTGTGTGAGCGCCATTCATTGGATGCCACTCTGGCAGGCTTTTTTGCCAACACCGCCAAGTTGCTGGTGATTGCCATTATGTCCATTATTGCCATGGGCAAACTGGGTATCAGTATCGGGCCATTTGTCGCAGCACTGGGTGCGGTTTCACTGGGTGCAGGTCTGGCAATACAAAGCCCGCTATCCAATTATGGCGCCGGCTTAAATATTATTCTTACCCGTCCTTTTGTAGTTGGCGATACCATCAAAGTGCAAGCAGTCACGGGTATTGTTAAAGAGATTCGGCTCGCCTATACCCTGCTGACCAATGAAGATGGCGTTGAAATCATCATACCCAATAAGCATATTATCGGTGAGGTCATTCATAACTCCCATGAGGACACCCTGATTGAATTGGAGGTTGGGATTAGTTATCACGCCGACCCCGACCAGGCGATTGCGGCAGTAAAACAAGCCTTGCAACATCTAGATATTTCCACCAGTCGCAACCAGCCAGAGATTGGCATCGATAATTTTGCCGATAGTAATGTCACCCTCGCGGTGCGCTTATGGGCTCCCACCATTAGCCACTACCAAATACGCTATCAAGCCAATAGCGCTATTTATACCGCACTGAAAAACGCCAATATAGAGATTGCCTTTCCACAGCGAGAAATCAAGATGCTCCCGTAGGGTGGATTATAATCCACCAGATCACTGGCATCACGTTTACACTTTCTTTCTAACCGGTAGGGTGGATTATAATCCACCGGTATAGGCTAGGCTTGGTGGATTGTAATCCACCCTACGATGGTGGTATCTCGTTTACGCTTTCTTTCTAACCGGTAGGGTGGATTATAATCCACCGGTATAGGCTAGGCTTGGTGGATTGCAATCCACCCTACGATGGTGGTATCTCGTTTACGCTTTCTTTCTAACCTGTAGGGTGGATTATAATCCACCGGTATAGGCTAGGCTTGGTGGATTGCAATCCACCCTACGATAGTGGTATCTCGTTTACGCTTTCTTTCTAACCTGTAGGGTGGATTATAATCCACCGGTATAGGCTAGGCTTGGTGGATTGCAATCCACCCTACGATAGTGGTATCTCGTTTACGCTTTCTTTCTAACCTGTAGGGTGGATTATAATCCACCGGTATAGGCTGGGCTTGGTGGATTGTAATCCACCCTACGATGGTGGTATCTCGTTTACGCTTTCTTTCTAATCTGTAGGGTGGATTATAATCCACCGGTATAGGCTGGGCTTGGTGGATTGCAATCCACCCTACGATAGTGGTATCTCGTTTACGCTTTCTTTCTAACCTGTAGGGTGGATTATAATCCACCGGTATAGGCTGGGCTTGGTGGATTGTAATCCACCCTACTATGACCGCTTCAAATTGGTAGTATTTAACGGATTAAGCAATATAAGTGGAATTGAGTGGTAATAGTACAACTCACCCTAAAAGTCGCTAGGCAATAAATCATGAGTGGTTATACACTGAAAGCATACTTTATAGGCGGTGGACACCTTTCACCCTCTAGACGCTGTATTAGGAGGGACTCCGATGAGCATTAACGCGGTATTAATCGAAGAGACAACACAAGACAACAACCCCTGTGTCAGGAACTGTTGTCTGGATGACACTAAAGTCTGTATGGGTTGCGGCCGCAGCCTTGCGGAAATATTAGAATGGCATAATGCCGATAGCCCACGCCAGCAACAAATCAGCCAGCGAGCCAAACAACGTATGGGGCAAAGGCCGGGGTTTTAGTGCACTTTAAAGCTGGGAAAAATACGCCAGTAAAACCAAGCCCATAGCCAACGTTATCAACTGCGGTAAAATTCTGCCTTTAACCATCTCACTCTCCCCTTTATTAAGGTCAACGCGAGTTAGCTACTTGTTATTATTGGAAATTTAACCCGCGCTTTCAGTATAGGATATTTTGGCAAAAAGGCCTGATTGGCTGCGACAGTCACTAGATTGATGGGTTATTAGCTAATGCCACTGCGTTACTTTACTACCGCGAATTTCAAACTCGCCCTTCACAGCAAACTCACGCCAGTCACCATTAATTAAATGACGGACGCGGCCTTCGGTAAGCACACTGCCAGCTTCTGTTTCCTGCAAATGGTCCAACTGCCAGTCCACCTGTTCAACCTGATCCTCCACACCGGCAATAATATGCCAAATCGCTTCCTGGCCAATGGCTTTGCTACCTTGAGGGTGATGATAAACGGAATCATCGGAGAAAAAAGACAGAATACGGTCTTTATCATTATCACTAACGGCATCGATTAAACGCCTAATAACTTGCTGGTTTCTACCCGCTTTCATGAGTCTCCGCCCTTGCTCACACTGTGAGTGTTGTTATTATTGTAGTGAAAA comes from the Oceanicoccus sagamiensis genome and includes:
- a CDS encoding riboflavin synthase subunit alpha is translated as MFTGIVQGSFPLLKVERKPGLHSFTIELPAPLREDLAIGASVAVDGVCLTVTAIEQAKVYFDIMQQTLSLTTLGELNSGDVVNIERSAKQGVEIGGHVISGHVDNTAEVVAIEQPENNRFITYRAPAEKMKYIFEKGFVGLNGCSLTVAAVDRDEHTLTVCYIPETLRVTTHGAKVIGDKINFEIDRQTQAIVDTVENFLVANPEMTNQGR
- a CDS encoding mechanosensitive ion channel family protein; its protein translation is MDEELRQITAIYDMAVEFFVNYSFQLVGAVLILIIGFWLGGRIAALVLRLCERHSLDATLAGFFANTAKLLVIAIMSIIAMGKLGISIGPFVAALGAVSLGAGLAIQSPLSNYGAGLNIILTRPFVVGDTIKVQAVTGIVKEIRLAYTLLTNEDGVEIIIPNKHIIGEVIHNSHEDTLIELEVGISYHADPDQAIAAVKQALQHLDISTSRNQPEIGIDNFADSNVTLAVRLWAPTISHYQIRYQANSAIYTALKNANIEIAFPQREIKMLP
- a CDS encoding DUF1289 domain-containing protein produces the protein MSINAVLIEETTQDNNPCVRNCCLDDTKVCMGCGRSLAEILEWHNADSPRQQQISQRAKQRMGQRPGF
- a CDS encoding nuclear transport factor 2 family protein; this translates as MKAGRNQQVIRRLIDAVSDNDKDRILSFFSDDSVYHHPQGSKAIGQEAIWHIIAGVEDQVEQVDWQLDHLQETEAGSVLTEGRVRHLINGDWREFAVKGEFEIRGSKVTQWH